The following coding sequences are from one Dama dama isolate Ldn47 chromosome 8, ASM3311817v1, whole genome shotgun sequence window:
- the B3GNT7 gene encoding UDP-GlcNAc:betaGal beta-1,3-N-acetylglucosaminyltransferase 7 isoform X3 → MSLWKRTVYKSVCLSLALLVAVTVFQRSLTPSQFLQEPPPASLKQQKAQKPSGLLVNPDSFWKSAKEAVTPTPMVSRRPQAWDVNTTNCSANINLTHQPWFQGLEPHFQQFLSYRHCRYFPMLLNHPEKCSGDVYLLVVVKSIIAQHDRREAIRQTWGREQESAGRGRGAVRTLFLLGKASKPEEQSHYQQLLAYEDRIYGDILQWDFLDSFFNLTLKEIHFLKWLDIYCPDVRFVFKGDDDVFVNPTNLLEFLADRRPQEDLFVGDVLHHARPIRRKDSKYYIPGILYSQNSYPPYAGGGGFLMARGLAQRLHHSCDTLELYPIDDVFLGMCLEVLGVRPMAHEGFKTFGISRNRNSRMNKEPCFFRSMLVVHKLLPTELLAMWELVHGNLTCSRKLQVL, encoded by the exons ATGTctctgtg GAAGAGAACCGTCTACAAGAGCGTGTGCCTGTCCCTGGCCTTGCTCGTGGCCGTAACGGTATTCCAGCGCAGTCTGACCCCCAGCCAGTTTCTCCAGGAGCCCCCGCCAGCCTCCCTCAAGCAACAGAAGGCCCAGAAACCCAGCGGACTCCTGGTGAACCCTGACAGCTTCTGGAAGAGCGCGAAGGAGGCGGTCACCCCCACTCCCATGGTTTCACGGAGGCCCCAGGCCTGGGACGTGAACACCACTAACTGCTCGGCCAATATAAACTTGACCCACCAACCCTGGTTCCAGGGCCTGGAGCCACACTTCCAGCAGTTTCTGTCCTATCGCCACTGCCGCTACTTTCCCATGCTGCTCAATCATCCGGAGAAGTGCAGCGGTGATGTGTACTTGCTGGTGGTCGTCAAGTCCATCATTGCGCAGCATGACCGCCGTGAGGCCATCCGCCAGACCTGGGGCCGCGAGCAGGAGTCGGCGGGCAGGGGCCGCGGTGCAGTGCGCACTCTCTTCCTGCTGGGCAAGGCCTCCAAACCGGAGGAGCAGTCCCACTACCAGCAGCTGCTGGCCTACGAGGACCGCATCTACGGGGACATACTGCAGTGGGACTTCCTCGACAGCTTCTTCAACCTGACCCTCAAGGAGATCCACTTCCTCAAGTGGCTTGACATCTACTGCCCTGACGTCCGCTTTGTCTTCAAGGGCGATGACGATGTCTTCGTCAACCCCACCAACCTGCTGGAATTTCTGGCCGACCGGCGGCCCCAGGAGGACCTGTTTGTGGGCGACGTTTTGCATCACGCCCGGCCCATCCGCCGGAAGGATAGCAAGTACTACATCCCCGGGATCTTATACAGTCAGAACAGTTACCCGCCCTATGCAGGTGGAGGGGGCTTCCTTATGGCCAGGGGACTGGCCCAGCGCCTGCACCACAGCTGCGACACCCTGGAGCTTTACCCCATCGACGACGTCTTCCTGGGCATGTGCCTGGAGGTGCTGGGCGTGCGGCCCATGGCCCACGAGGGCTTCAAGACTTTTGGCATCTCCAGGAATCGCAACAGCCGCATGAACAAGGAGCCCTGCTTCTTCCGCTCCATGCTTGTCGTGCACAAGCTGCTGCCCACCGAGCTGCTGGCCATGTGGGAGCTGGTGCATGGCAACCTCACCTGTTCCCGCAAGCTCCAGGTGCTCTGA
- the B3GNT7 gene encoding UDP-GlcNAc:betaGal beta-1,3-N-acetylglucosaminyltransferase 7 isoform X2 has product MLAPFSGFCQWKRTVYKSVCLSLALLVAVTVFQRSLTPSQFLQEPPPASLKQQKAQKPSGLLVNPDSFWKSAKEAVTPTPMVSRRPQAWDVNTTNCSANINLTHQPWFQGLEPHFQQFLSYRHCRYFPMLLNHPEKCSGDVYLLVVVKSIIAQHDRREAIRQTWGREQESAGRGRGAVRTLFLLGKASKPEEQSHYQQLLAYEDRIYGDILQWDFLDSFFNLTLKEIHFLKWLDIYCPDVRFVFKGDDDVFVNPTNLLEFLADRRPQEDLFVGDVLHHARPIRRKDSKYYIPGILYSQNSYPPYAGGGGFLMARGLAQRLHHSCDTLELYPIDDVFLGMCLEVLGVRPMAHEGFKTFGISRNRNSRMNKEPCFFRSMLVVHKLLPTELLAMWELVHGNLTCSRKLQVL; this is encoded by the exons ATGCTCGCCCCATTTTCAGGCTTCTGTCAATG GAAGAGAACCGTCTACAAGAGCGTGTGCCTGTCCCTGGCCTTGCTCGTGGCCGTAACGGTATTCCAGCGCAGTCTGACCCCCAGCCAGTTTCTCCAGGAGCCCCCGCCAGCCTCCCTCAAGCAACAGAAGGCCCAGAAACCCAGCGGACTCCTGGTGAACCCTGACAGCTTCTGGAAGAGCGCGAAGGAGGCGGTCACCCCCACTCCCATGGTTTCACGGAGGCCCCAGGCCTGGGACGTGAACACCACTAACTGCTCGGCCAATATAAACTTGACCCACCAACCCTGGTTCCAGGGCCTGGAGCCACACTTCCAGCAGTTTCTGTCCTATCGCCACTGCCGCTACTTTCCCATGCTGCTCAATCATCCGGAGAAGTGCAGCGGTGATGTGTACTTGCTGGTGGTCGTCAAGTCCATCATTGCGCAGCATGACCGCCGTGAGGCCATCCGCCAGACCTGGGGCCGCGAGCAGGAGTCGGCGGGCAGGGGCCGCGGTGCAGTGCGCACTCTCTTCCTGCTGGGCAAGGCCTCCAAACCGGAGGAGCAGTCCCACTACCAGCAGCTGCTGGCCTACGAGGACCGCATCTACGGGGACATACTGCAGTGGGACTTCCTCGACAGCTTCTTCAACCTGACCCTCAAGGAGATCCACTTCCTCAAGTGGCTTGACATCTACTGCCCTGACGTCCGCTTTGTCTTCAAGGGCGATGACGATGTCTTCGTCAACCCCACCAACCTGCTGGAATTTCTGGCCGACCGGCGGCCCCAGGAGGACCTGTTTGTGGGCGACGTTTTGCATCACGCCCGGCCCATCCGCCGGAAGGATAGCAAGTACTACATCCCCGGGATCTTATACAGTCAGAACAGTTACCCGCCCTATGCAGGTGGAGGGGGCTTCCTTATGGCCAGGGGACTGGCCCAGCGCCTGCACCACAGCTGCGACACCCTGGAGCTTTACCCCATCGACGACGTCTTCCTGGGCATGTGCCTGGAGGTGCTGGGCGTGCGGCCCATGGCCCACGAGGGCTTCAAGACTTTTGGCATCTCCAGGAATCGCAACAGCCGCATGAACAAGGAGCCCTGCTTCTTCCGCTCCATGCTTGTCGTGCACAAGCTGCTGCCCACCGAGCTGCTGGCCATGTGGGAGCTGGTGCATGGCAACCTCACCTGTTCCCGCAAGCTCCAGGTGCTCTGA
- the B3GNT7 gene encoding UDP-GlcNAc:betaGal beta-1,3-N-acetylglucosaminyltransferase 7 isoform X1, which yields MGRAPEMEKAIVRGKEKASELRRGPLSPLGKRTVYKSVCLSLALLVAVTVFQRSLTPSQFLQEPPPASLKQQKAQKPSGLLVNPDSFWKSAKEAVTPTPMVSRRPQAWDVNTTNCSANINLTHQPWFQGLEPHFQQFLSYRHCRYFPMLLNHPEKCSGDVYLLVVVKSIIAQHDRREAIRQTWGREQESAGRGRGAVRTLFLLGKASKPEEQSHYQQLLAYEDRIYGDILQWDFLDSFFNLTLKEIHFLKWLDIYCPDVRFVFKGDDDVFVNPTNLLEFLADRRPQEDLFVGDVLHHARPIRRKDSKYYIPGILYSQNSYPPYAGGGGFLMARGLAQRLHHSCDTLELYPIDDVFLGMCLEVLGVRPMAHEGFKTFGISRNRNSRMNKEPCFFRSMLVVHKLLPTELLAMWELVHGNLTCSRKLQVL from the exons ATGGGAAGAGCTCCAGAGATGGAGAAGGCCATTGTCCGGGGCAAAGAGAAGGCTTCAGAGCTGCGGCGTGGGCCGCTGTCCCCACTCGG GAAGAGAACCGTCTACAAGAGCGTGTGCCTGTCCCTGGCCTTGCTCGTGGCCGTAACGGTATTCCAGCGCAGTCTGACCCCCAGCCAGTTTCTCCAGGAGCCCCCGCCAGCCTCCCTCAAGCAACAGAAGGCCCAGAAACCCAGCGGACTCCTGGTGAACCCTGACAGCTTCTGGAAGAGCGCGAAGGAGGCGGTCACCCCCACTCCCATGGTTTCACGGAGGCCCCAGGCCTGGGACGTGAACACCACTAACTGCTCGGCCAATATAAACTTGACCCACCAACCCTGGTTCCAGGGCCTGGAGCCACACTTCCAGCAGTTTCTGTCCTATCGCCACTGCCGCTACTTTCCCATGCTGCTCAATCATCCGGAGAAGTGCAGCGGTGATGTGTACTTGCTGGTGGTCGTCAAGTCCATCATTGCGCAGCATGACCGCCGTGAGGCCATCCGCCAGACCTGGGGCCGCGAGCAGGAGTCGGCGGGCAGGGGCCGCGGTGCAGTGCGCACTCTCTTCCTGCTGGGCAAGGCCTCCAAACCGGAGGAGCAGTCCCACTACCAGCAGCTGCTGGCCTACGAGGACCGCATCTACGGGGACATACTGCAGTGGGACTTCCTCGACAGCTTCTTCAACCTGACCCTCAAGGAGATCCACTTCCTCAAGTGGCTTGACATCTACTGCCCTGACGTCCGCTTTGTCTTCAAGGGCGATGACGATGTCTTCGTCAACCCCACCAACCTGCTGGAATTTCTGGCCGACCGGCGGCCCCAGGAGGACCTGTTTGTGGGCGACGTTTTGCATCACGCCCGGCCCATCCGCCGGAAGGATAGCAAGTACTACATCCCCGGGATCTTATACAGTCAGAACAGTTACCCGCCCTATGCAGGTGGAGGGGGCTTCCTTATGGCCAGGGGACTGGCCCAGCGCCTGCACCACAGCTGCGACACCCTGGAGCTTTACCCCATCGACGACGTCTTCCTGGGCATGTGCCTGGAGGTGCTGGGCGTGCGGCCCATGGCCCACGAGGGCTTCAAGACTTTTGGCATCTCCAGGAATCGCAACAGCCGCATGAACAAGGAGCCCTGCTTCTTCCGCTCCATGCTTGTCGTGCACAAGCTGCTGCCCACCGAGCTGCTGGCCATGTGGGAGCTGGTGCATGGCAACCTCACCTGTTCCCGCAAGCTCCAGGTGCTCTGA